Genomic segment of Drosophila biarmipes strain raj3 chromosome 2L, RU_DBia_V1.1, whole genome shotgun sequence:
TGAAGTGTGATTATAATGGAAGACCCAATGAATGCGATGGCAAATGAGCGGATCGCTTTGGTTAATTATTCCCAAGATTTATGGGACCTGTGGGTAAGCCGAGATTATGAAAAACTTGATTGAAATACACTAAATACagtgaaataaatattgtcGAAAATTTTGGCGACTTGGTATTTGAAcggtatattttttaaacataacatagaatattttattttttattttctgtaatTTTAAAGTATCACTACATTTTctgatatttaaattatttactttatgcTGCAAAAAAGCTTTGTGAAAACCCCAAACTCCCCTCCGCTTTCATGCTCCCAAAGGTTTTCCCATGTAAAGCAGACTATGCGTCACTGAAAATGAGCTAAAACCAAATAAGGAAGTAATCAACTTGAATGTCAATTACACTCACAAACGCACTCGCAGTAATAAATTAATCGcgttgcgcatacgccatgtAAGCCGGCCAGTCTCCGAAACTCAATTCAGCCGATTCACTCGCCTTGATTTCAGCCCGACAAACTATAAACAAGCGAGAGCGACAAAAAAGATACATACGTTACGCACAAATTAAATTCGTGAAGTTCAACATCAGAAATTCCAGCAGAAACAGTGGCTAACGAATTACGCGGCCTGCATACCGCCTTTCAGCCCCCGAATTCccctttttttggtttttggattttggatttttggttttttgccttttatttttggtcCGACCACTCGCAACCGGGAAGGTCAAGTGCACGCGCCAAATGtgttttatattgtttttcaCATTAGTCTCggctttttgtttaattaatttttaatataatttttttcggtGGCTTGTACTTTGTTGTTTGACGAGCGCGTTGATGGTGTGACAGGCGGCACACACAACTTGGGTGGTTCTGGAGGCTAATCGTGGCAGTTGATGGAAAGGGGCACTTCTCGGACCTTGATGGAGGAGCCGAGCAAGagatttttatgtatttaaaaacagaGGGGCTAATTATTATCGGGTTTCTTATGGCCTGAGTCTATTTTAATCATGGTATTGGATTAAAAGATATTAAATTATGTTATtatcataataaaaaacatgtttttaaatttttaactcTTCCCTTTTTAACACATTGTTCACTTAATCatcttgttattattgtttttttaagcttaacaccctttatatttacatttaaatatgattGAATTTCTGAAATACTCAAGCATTTTAAACACaacttttcttaaaaaatatctttacctgattaattttaatatttttaaaaacttcgtTTCAAATCAGAGAGTAGTAAAATCATTAGATTCCTTTATCGATTCGATTTTCCCATATCCACTGACCTCGGTGCGCTACACTTGCTACTAGTTCACAGAAcctcaataaaataattacataGCACCCATTGACCGCCACACTCATTGTTATCGAATGCTTAAAATCGAATTTAATTACTTCCACCCACTAACAACTTCCGAGGCACACTTCGCGCGGAAGCCTTGGCTGTGGGTTTAATAATAAGCCAGCCGGTATAAAGATCCATTGGAAACGCCACATACCCGCCTGTATGGAAATATATTGACAAACTGGAGTTTTATTGTCAATCATTGTCAATCAGCCACCGAACAGGGGCCACCCAGAAAGAAACCTGCGAATTCGACACTGAGTCTTCGAGAGACCGCTGGCAAACCTTTAAAGTTCAGTCAACTGACAGACACAAGAGACTTAATCACCTGCTCTTCTGGAGGGCTTATAGAGCGATACCGATCGGCTAtcatattttatcaaaaccgctGAAAGGCACAAGGAAGTGGAAACAGGCCGAGTCACAACAGAGCCCCAATTGAATCAAATTATGTGTGTTTAGTGCCCAAAATCCAGCCTGATCCAATACGAGACCGCTTCGGAGTCGTGGCTCGTGTCTCGAGGTTAGCCTTGCCCATGGCACACAAAGttgaaaattgattttggCTTATATTTTAGGTCTCTCGTCAGGTTCAAAACTATTAGCGCCCGCatgcaaaaaaagaaaaagcagGGCCCAATAGAGCAATCAAAATTGGAACAATGTGCATGagcgaaaaacaaacaagcttGCGAGAAATACAGCAGGGAATATTTCCACAGGGATATTTctaagttattttaaaattttctaatattagtagatattttatttcagttgTGGATATTACAAAACAAGAGAATCagttaaaaaaggtttttaattgcttttctaaatattttatcgaTATAATTACAACAGATGCTTACATTTTGGTTTTAGTAATATTcggttttatttaatattctaTAAACTAGAAATATTCCataaataagtaatattttataatgtcaTGAAGGTATACAACATTTAGAATAActtataatttgattttagaTATATAACATTCTCCATTTTTTAAAGGCTAGAGTTATTTTAAtggcattaattaattatgtacatcattaatatttggttttatttatcATTCCTAATTTCGGTTACTAAAAATTTATACTATGCCTTTGAAGAGCCCCCGCTACAACTATTTTAATTACCCTAATAATATatctttttgttattattacaATGGTCAAGAAGCTATTTAGTTGTAGTGCCCCACGAAAGCCCATTAGAATGTGATTCATTGTGTGCGCATAGGTCAGGTGTCATTGGCTCAGCAGTGTGATTTACGACTATGTGCCGCACTGTAGCCGCTGTTGTCAGcagtgttgttgctgccgttgtcGTGCGTTGCTCTCTGACAGTTTACTCTCTACTGGTTTTGCTTTTTCGTGTACCCAACGGGGGCCACTTGAGATTTGATTTTGATCGATTTTGGCAAAGAAAAATACAGAGACAGCAACAATCAGAGACAGGCAATCGTTGCTTAATGCGAACTCAGCCTCGGGCCGGAgttaatgttttaattagcACAACTTGGCCAATCTGAGGCCGCTTTGGGGCGCAGAAACAAGCTGCAGCGTGCCACGCCCATCCGAGCACATCGAAAGGGGGCTGTGGGTGGGCGAAGAAAACacataatttgtattataaatatGCGCCACATCAAAAGCGCATTCACAGCTCAAGCATTGGCAACTCGACAAAAGAAAACCCCTCCCCCACTCGCAGCCACTCAGCTACTGTCATTGTCAGACAATCGCTAGTTGGTTCTTGAACTCGGCTTTTGAACCGAGCTCCCCAGCTCCGCGGCTAATCGCGGCCACTCGTCTCGCGCTGGGATCTTGACATGAGGAAGCCATTTGGTCGCCACAAGTACAGTAATGACTGTAATTAGTCGAAGCCGAAAAGTGTCCGGCCCAGGGAGAGGCAGAATTTTGAGCACATACCTAATATGCTTAGTAGTTCTAATGTCCAACGGACAGTTTTCATGTCACACGATTATAGGAAATTTCATTATGTCACATTACCTAGGCGTTCTcggaaataaaaagtttaaattaaactcATTTATGTACCTTAACcattagaaataaaaatgtaaggaACTTATAAGTTCGTAAAGCCACTAGAAAGTGTAGATACATTGTAAACATTGTGATAAAACACTTAGAAACAATTTCGGAAAGTGCTTAAGAACTAAAAATAGATACAATTTTAAcgttattaatttaataaaacatatttaaattatattaaattgaaaacaatTGTGGGGAACAACCAAtataatttacaatatttttaagtgtatATCCCATTTATCCCAATTTAAGCtaatgataaaataaaatttgaaaaattccaaacgcattttttacatttgttttatgtttatgttgttatcaattgtttttataattttcaaatatatttaaatacaaatatatttatttacaagcAAACAAGTTcaagaaaatggaaacaaaaagatttatttattttaacttaaataatttgaatagAGTTATACCAATCATCCAACTTGGGCGGCCATTTATGGGCAACGACTTGCACTCGGCAAAGGTCCTTGAATTGCTCGCATAATGACCACATTCCGAGTACCTGATAGCCACCTTTGTTCTGTCAATCCGAGCATCGGCGCACACTTGTGTAGCTGCACTCACAAGCATGGGCATTTATCTACGAATTGCAGTTGCAGGTACACTTTATCGATTGAAACAAAAGACTTGAACAAAAAACTTGTTTCACTTGCCGCCGACGACTGctgagtttattttttgtgcttttcCAGTCGACTTGGGGACCTCCAtgcaaaaagtgaaaatattaTGCAACGATCTCCGTCGCCCTCTTTCACTCCACCTCACCTTGGGCGCCACAAGTCCAGCAAATgcattttctcaatttttcGCTAATTGCAATTAATTTCGTTTGTCGTTTCGCCTTCATTGTTGCATTACTATAACTCAGCCGTTCTTGGCCCCAGCGCAGTTGTGTATGTAGACTATTTgcaattattcaattaaacATGACATGACTTCGACTCGCACTCGAACTGGATAGCACTGGCATTGTTTTAGTCTCAGcttaatttccatttattaattatgcgAATTATGTGATCCAGTGCCGCCGGTTTTCTCTCGCggaaagcaattaaaaaattgtaaggCAGCAAAAACCTCAAGATCAATCCGATCGTGAGCGATTGTTTCGGGGCGGACGGATGTTTGGAGTGCGTGTTTCTTGATCTTGATTAGCTGGGCATTTAATAACAATGAAtttccagcaacaacagcggccACTCGCACAACAACAGCCAATTATCAAGGTCGCGGATGAGTTGgctattgtaaatatttacatagctCGCGGCCCTCCTCCGTGGACCGTCAAGGTCGAATTGTGGCAGAAGGGTTTCATCGAGCGTTGTGTTGGACTAGTGTAAGGCAAACACTTGACTACACGTTCTACGGAGTCAAGACCCCCGGGGCCTTGGACTTCTAATTGATGGGAGAGAAAGTTACAAGacttgaaaataatatgaacaaatCTAGAGGTTACGAGGAATACCTTGATTCTTTTTCGGTTCTTAATGACTGACTGTTGATTAATGGGTATTGTTGATAATGTAATTGTAGCAACCAAAAAGTTAAGAGCTTTTTCAAGGAATGTGGAGTTTAGGGGCAGactatattgtatttaaaattccaaaaaccatcttgaaataatatataaaaaatgaacctTTTTCATAATACCTAAAACCTTAAAATTGTCTCCACGGAGGAGGActttattgtatttaaaattccaaAGACTATCctgaaataatatatataaaatgtagctatttttaatacctAAAACCCTAAAATTACGTTGATTTAAAAACtcataagcaacttaattaataACCGATTCTTCGCCACTTCCCCCTGCTGAAAGACTAACTCAACAATAGACACAATTTAAAGAACCGAAATGAAACAAATTGGAACCATTTGTTTGATCAGCATAATCGAGAGTTGTTTGTGTGCACAACTCAATTAATCTCCAAACATTATTCAAGTTCAAGTTTATTAACCTTAGGTTCAAAAGTGCAAACAGCAAACAGATTAATAGATTTCGAAGCGGTTTTTCACGCTCGAAGGTCGAACGATTTCTGTTCTCTGCTTTTGGCGGATTCTTCAAAGCGCCCAGAAGACTGGCACAATTGTGTGCAATAATTGGTATAGAAAAGCATTAATGGCAAAGTTCAGATAGCTCAAGCTAGGAAGGAATTTAAgagtgaaaattaaattaaagagcATCAATCTGTTGGATTTTCAGGGCAACCATGAAGAGGGAATTTTCCTTAATTCAATGAATGATGTGAAactgcttttaaaaaatattaaaataaatagaaagaATGCTATTAAAAGgaaagaaacttttaaacattttagaacatctcttaaattattttttagtgtatttaataatttacattCTGAGAGCATAATGCAATACCAAACGGACAAACATAATGGATTACCATATGAATGGGCGGGCGGATTTCTACAAAAGGCGGAGAGCCAAACGAAGAAAAAAGTATTACAATAAggcaaacataaaaaaatcaaaatacctACTATGATTAGCCGGAGTTCCCGCCTCGAGGGGCATTCGAGCGTGCCTTGTGAAGGTTATCGCAGTCCATGGGGCTGGGCCTGGCGATTATTAAAGAGCATTAATTGGAACATCGCTGGAGCGTTGGACAGCGGGaagttaatattattattatatatttattgcgGAAGGTCGCTGCGCCGATGGGAGGCGGTTGAGTTTGGCTGCGTTTCTGGCCGCCAGCTGTGAGCTCAATTATCTGTGAAGAGCAGCTGTCTAATCTGCATCGTGATTGCTGCATTTACTTTGTATATACACGGTTATATGGCGAAAAGTTCAGGGTCATTGTGGGTTAAACACCTGCGTTTTCCATGCACCCGCCAAGGCAGCTTGTAATTTGAAGACCTCGCGTGCGTCTAATTAATAATTAGTGAGTTGTAATGAAGAATGCAGTTCTCTGCTCTGAAAATGCAATATCACTGaacagtaaaaataaaacattttaaatttgtcgGGCTGTGCGGCTGCCTTTACATGGTTGATGTCTAGGCTAGCCGCACAATAGGtgttttttggcattttgatGCTGTGCACTTTTGGCCATACTAAACagctggcaaatattttgcaaattgaaaatattcgTATATTTTAGTAAAATTGCTGATAAAACTGCAGTTAAGCCATGGAAATTGCGGACACCTACTACAGTAAGGACGAATACGTGGAGACGGCAAGTAATCCCAGTTTCTCCTCATGGGGACTCAAAGTTTCCCCGAGATGACCTCATCGTGAccaaaacttttgtttacaGGCCTCCGGCAACAAAGTCAGTCGGCACACGGTGCTCTGCGGCTCCCAGAACATCGTGCTCAACGGCAAGGTGATCGTCCAGAGCGGCGCCATCATCCGTGGCGATCTGGCCAACGTCCGCACGGGAAGGTTCTGCGTGATCGGCAGGGACTCCGTCATCCGGCCGCCCTATAAGCAGTTCAGCAAGGGCATCGCCTTCTTCCCCATGCACATCGGAGACCATGTTTTCGTGGGCGAGGGAGCCGTCGTCTCGGCGGCCACCATCGGGTCCTGTGTTTACATCGGCAAGAATGCCATTATTGTAAGCCACACGTCAAAACTGATCTTATTTATGCTCATGCTTTGACTTCATCTCATTTCAGGGTCGCCGCTGTGTTCTCAAAGACTGCTGTGTGATCGAGGATGGAGCTGTCCTGCCACCGGAGACTACGGTGTCCAGCTACATGCGGTACACGGCCAAGGGAACCATCGAGGGCGGCCAGGGGAACCCGTACTTCGTGCCCGCCGCCATGCAGGACGAGATGATCAACTACACAAAGTCATTCTATGAGCACTTCGTGCGAGCTCCAGCACCGGCCAGCTGAAAACTATAGGTACTACTTTTGATGGCATAGATATTATAGATATGAGTAATAATTACATTACCCCCCTCTCAAATGCATATTCCTATGTGGGAACCCCCTTAGGATGTTGTTTAACATTCGTCCAAGCGgcaaattagtttttatacatatttatagttGGTTTAATCAGATAAAATGAATAACTGCCTTCTCACATTTCTCACAATATCACTGGAAATCCAGATTCTCAAATCTTACACTTTTGTTTGATGCTTTTCTGTTTCCTACTACACTTTAATGTAgatttttattacaatattttatttaagtaacaCACAAAGAGCTTTTGATTCTCGTAGCTTTGAGTACTTCAGCACTCTTTCTCATCTGATTCGCAAATATCGCTAATCTTCGAGTTGATGGAGTAGAATTCGGTGGCCCTTCTGCTCGGTTCATAGTAATCGTATACAACCACCGAGGATGGTTTCTGGTCGGCCACCGAATGCGTCCTGTGGGCCTCGATAGGAATGGATTTGCTGTCGTCCCTCGACAGATTCTCGAAGTAGACAACCACCACGGAGTcgccatccttggtctccaccAACTGCAAAGAGAGTAATACAAATGTTACTTATACTTAGAAGTGAAATACGTTTAGTTAGTCCCACAACTTACCCGCACACGCTCGACCTCTCGGATTTCCTTGAAGCTTTCCTCATAGGCAGTGTACCCGGAGGGCAGGGAAACCTCCAGTATGGCCATGTTCGACTCGTTGGCGTGGTCCTCCTCCACGTAGTCCACGCAAACGCTCAACTCGAGTTTGTCCTTCAAAGTCTTTGGCAAGACGGTGGTCTCAACCTTGAAACTTGGCTTCGGCTCCTTCTCCACCACATTATACTGACAGCTAATCTGGACGAGGGCAGCGCCTGAGCCCTTGGCCTCGAACTCCAAGGAATTGGTGCCCAGCGGGAACTCAACAGTTTGGAGCACCAGCCCATTCTCCCCCGACATAGATAGTCTCTGGGTCTTTTCGCGCTTGCCCCTATTGGAAACGGTCACCTCCCAATTGGCTGCCTGATAGCCCATCTTTTTGGCGAACTTAGTCAGGGCGGTAAGACCCACCACTGTGACCTGGCTGGACGCAAATCCTCCCAAACTGTTACGCTGGGCCACCAGCCAGCGTACTGTACTCAAAGCAGTGTCGGCCGTCTCCTGCTCTGATTCCAGGAGAGAAAGCAGGGCGTAAGAGGTGATCTCCACATCATGGCTCCCACCCAAACTGGAGGCGGTCCACCAAGTGCGGTCCATCTCGTTTTGTGCCAGAGATTCTAGGCTGGCCACCAGTTTGCCGGCTCCTGGAGCCTTGGCCCTTTGCAGAGCATAGATAGCTATGAACCGGGGCAGCAGCACTACGGATTCCGCCGTATTTGAACTGAGGAAGGACACAGCTTTGTCGATGGCCGCCTGGTCGGGTCTCTCTTCCTCCAGCAGAGCCAAGAGGCAACTTGCGGTGATGGTCAGAGGAGATCGCTGGGAGCCATAGAAGATTTCTCCCTCATCCCGAAAGCTTCCATTTTCCGCCTGGCGGCTGAGGAGGAACTCGTAGCCCCGGGTCAGAAGCTTCTCGTCCACATCAACGATATGCTTGATCTTGCTGAATGTACGCAGCACATAAGCTGTTAGCCAGGTGGATCCCACGCGTTCCGAATCCCCGGTTCTCCACACCTGGTGTCCGAAGGAGCTGAAGCTGCCGTTGTCGTGGCGATAGCGCAACATATTCTGACAGCCAATTGATAGGTTCCTCTTGATGCGAGTGTCCAAAGCAGGCGTCAGTTTCTTGATGCTCTTCAGGTAATCCCAGACCAGATAGTTGGGCACCAGATTCGACATGGTCTGCTCCCCGCAGCCGATGGGCAATCGCAGAAGGTTGTCCAGGTTCTTCTCCACAGGACCTAGGAGACCACCCACCAGTCCGAACTCCACGCGCTCCGAACCGGGAACCACTTCATCGGGAACTTTCAAGTCGAAAGTGTTCTTGTATTCACCCGCCTCTTTGAGACTGACGAAGAAGGCCCTGTTCCAGTACTGGGTGATTCCCTCGGGAATCACCTTGAGCGTTTTGTGCACAGTATCACCAGCCAGCGGTGAGATGGCCTTGAATTTCAGTAGAATATTGCCAATGACCTTGGGTCGGATCAGGAATGAGGCGCCCCTTGCTGCGTCCGAGCCCACCTGGATTCTCAGCGAACGCTTTTGGTCGCCAATAACCTCATCCGAGGCATCCACAAAGTCGTACTCGTCGTCCTCATTGTACAGGGTCAGTTCAACGTCCAGATTCTTCGACAAATAGTTAAAGACCAGGACTGGCACGCTGAGCACCTCTCCGTGTTTCACGGAGAAGGGCAGGCGAACGGAGACGAAGAATGGCTGGAATGTCCTGATCCTCACCTGCTCATCGGTGACACCCAATCCCTTCACGGGATGCAGCGAAAAGCCGGTGAGCACCCAGTTGGTGATCGTCTCGGGTATGGTCTTCACCCACTTGAAGACCGCCTCCTCCGTGCTATCAATGTCGTCGAAAATCCAGGTCTCACGAAAGTTCCTTCGCACAGGAGGGGGTAAGGCTACCGGACCATCAAGTGCCTCTGCTGACATGATCATCATGTCCTCCTCGCCACTGAGTTCTAAAAACGTACACCTTCGCATGTGGCAAGGAAAGGGGCCATTGTAGAAATAGGCATTGGTCATCGTCACCACGTCACTGGACACTCGGGGTAAGCCGATGTTTAGTATCCGCCGGAAAGTGGGAGTCCGCCAGTCCCAGGAGCGCTTGTCCCAGTCGTTGTTGCTG
This window contains:
- the LOC108028981 gene encoding dynactin subunit 5; translated protein: MEIADTYYSKDEYVETASGNKVSRHTVLCGSQNIVLNGKVIVQSGAIIRGDLANVRTGRFCVIGRDSVIRPPYKQFSKGIAFFPMHIGDHVFVGEGAVVSAATIGSCVYIGKNAIIGRRCVLKDCCVIEDGAVLPPETTVSSYMRYTAKGTIEGGQGNPYFVPAAMQDEMINYTKSFYEHFVRAPAPAS
- the LOC108028927 gene encoding alpha-2-macroglobulin, translating into MVPFNTLPKTRGPKYTVVGSGAIHSHRDYNVAVAVHHISEPVALKVGILGPSFEEFQTVELASCAEFRQITFKLPPLEQGDYSLVAEGVKGLEFKDSMKLSWMYFKPFIRIQTDKGTYKPGDTINYRVIFLNEDLLPETAVDEVVIWFEDSKGSRIKEEKHIKTASGVFTGKLELSELATQGTWSLLVQNGEQQSGEDWFCYNSRGCDKSTFKVEKYVLPKYSVKLEATKQVSAKDGELNVYVKASYTYGQPVSGTVLVNVNLLEPRIIVTSDGTRVREYFPQGDSVIGTADMVRGTAKLTMDLRQLARAVTDGKKTYYGRVTATVKEEFTGVRISESCDIQLYAYRYKMSTLDHPSFRFEPDKEHEVACTITFLDGTPVTDTKSVVKATYTEGIRNKRSHRMRYSESELPKIEGKTLTFESHLNELGVAVFKVTLPSLPDVARFRSYYRMALEFDGETCVLYDTYTPRESQIEPSRSLRREKEWFEAKVQLSKDSTVLKMNREYQVTLDSSRPLNYFVYNIFGRENVLETKRVELVEPQNTVNITLKPTFLTAPHGCLFFYYVDETGEFHYAEVTFSVEMELQNRIEIEAPEEVKPGSEVELVIKTPPKSFVGLLAVDQSVLLLGSNNDWDKRSWDWRTPTFRRILNIGLPRVSSDVVTMTNAYFYNGPFPCHMRRCTFLELSGEEDMMIMSAEALDGPVALPPPVRRNFRETWIFDDIDSTEEAVFKWVKTIPETITNWVLTGFSLHPVKGLGVTDEQVRIRTFQPFFVSVRLPFSVKHGEVLSVPVLVFNYLSKNLDVELTLYNEDDEYDFVDASDEVIGDQKRSLRIQVGSDAARGASFLIRPKVIGNILLKFKAISPLAGDTVHKTLKVIPEGITQYWNRAFFVSLKEAGEYKNTFDLKVPDEVVPGSERVEFGLVGGLLGPVEKNLDNLLRLPIGCGEQTMSNLVPNYLVWDYLKSIKKLTPALDTRIKRNLSIGCQNMLRYRHDNGSFSSFGHQVWRTGDSERVGSTWLTAYVLRTFSKIKHIVDVDEKLLTRGYEFLLSRQAENGSFRDEGEIFYGSQRSPLTITASCLLALLEEERPDQAAIDKAVSFLSSNTAESVVLLPRFIAIYALQRAKAPGAGKLVASLESLAQNEMDRTWWTASSLGGSHDVEITSYALLSLLESEQETADTALSTVRWLVAQRNSLGGFASSQVTVVGLTALTKFAKKMGYQAANWEVTVSNRGKREKTQRLSMSGENGLVLQTVEFPLGTNSLEFEAKGSGAALVQISCQYNVVEKEPKPSFKVETTVLPKTLKDKLELSVCVDYVEEDHANESNMAILEVSLPSGYTAYEESFKEIREVERVRLVETKDGDSVVVVYFENLSRDDSKSIPIEAHRTHSVADQKPSSVVVYDYYEPSRRATEFYSINSKISDICESDEKEC